The Malus domestica chromosome 10, GDT2T_hap1 nucleotide sequence GATTGAAATTGGTTGGTTGAGCTCAAGCCTCACGGTTTCAAGAAATATGGGGGAGGGGGAAGAAATGTGgcccttccttttttttttccaactggGTCCTTTCATACCCTTTAAAAAAATCTGACAGGTTCcctcttttctattttttttctactAACTTAACTTAACATTTAACCCATGGTTCCCACAATCTCTAGTTCACAACTTCAaatgtccgtaactataccgttataattcggactcgcaaacggctttcgcctatgcgtttgTGGGTTCGAGATCTATTTACAAACACTAGTTGTAACTTCGAAATATCAAcgaaagataaagattgattatgaaacttccaacttgataactaatcaattactaaacttataattagtggaattaaaattaactaataaagataACGTAATCGTGAAATACAAATTTAAATTATGAAATACGTAATAAATGGTGAAATTCTGGGGATGGGATTTCACATCCTTCCCCTCTTAAAAAGAGTTTAGTCTCCTAACCTCAACGCACTTGAGTCAAATAGATGGGGATAATGTTGGCGCATCTCTACCTCTGGTTCCCAAGTTGATTCCTCCGCACCATAGTTATTCCATAATACGCGTACCAATGAAATAGTCTTGGTGCGGAGAGCTTTCTCTCTCCGATCAATAATTTCAACGGGGTACTCATAAGTGAGATTCTCCTTAACCTGAATAGGCTCATAAGAAATGACATGGGAATGATCACTACGATACCTCCGGAGTGAGGATACGCGGAACACCAGGTGAATGTGAGACAACTCTAAAGGTAGTGCAAGGTGATAGGCAACTTCGTCCACTCTTTCCAATACCTTAAATGGTCCAATGTATCTAGGACTAAGCTTCCCTTTACGCCCAAATCTATAAACACCTTTCATAGGTAAAACCCGTAGGAAAACATATTCTCTAGTATCGAATGTTGCCTCACGTCTGTGGGGATTAGCATAACTCTGCTGTCTACTCTGAGCAGCTAATAAATGTGCATGGATCATAGAAATCTTTTTAGCAGCAATCTGAATTAACTCTGGTCCCAATAATCGACGCTCTCCTACCTTGTCCCAATACATAGGAGACCTACACTTTctcccataaagtgcctcatatGGTGCCATCTGAATACTAGCCTGGTAGCTGTTATTATAAGCAAATTCAATCAAAGATAAATGTTTATCCCAACTACCTTTTAAATCAAGTATGCAAGCTCGAAGCATATCTTCCAATGTCTGAATTGTGCGCTCTGACTGgccatcagtttgaggatgaaAAGCTGTGCCAAAACTCAACTTAGTTCCCATAGCTTTATGAAGGCTACCCCAAAAGCGAGAAGTGAAACAAGGATCACGAACGGAAATGATGGATACGGGGACTCCATGCAACttaataattacatttaaaaatAGTCTGGCGAGTCGCTTAAGAGTATAAGTTTTCTCAACAGCAATAAAGTGAGCAGATTTCGTCAATCGATCGACGATCACCCAAATGGAATTATGTCCCTCACGAGTCCTCGGTAAGCCTGTCACAAAATCCATGGTAATGTGCTCCCACTTCCATTCAGGAATATGGAGTGACTGAAGTAAGCCTGCAGGTCGCTGATGCTCTGCCTTAACTTGTTGACAAGTCAAATAATGAGCGACAAACTCAGCAATCTCTCTTTTCATATTTCCCCACTAGAAACTCTCACGAAGATCTTGATACATTTTTGTACTCCCAGGGTGAACAGAAAAATGGGAAGTATAAGCCTCATCCATGATCTCATTTCGTAGGTTTCTGACATTCGGAACACAAAGTCGAGTCCCGAAACGAAGTACACCACTGTCAGAAATGGTAAAATCGGACCGAGTACCTGATCGTACTCCATCCATGATCTGAACTAACTCTGGGTCCTCACCTTGGGTTGCTTGAATCCGATCAATTAACGTAGGTTGTACCGTAAAGGTTGCGAGGAGATGATCTCCACTCCGATCAATCGGTTCAATCTCCATTCTCTTAAGATCCTCCGCTAACTAACCCATCCGAAGTGATAAAGCTGCAACACTAGTTAAACGTTTTCGACTCAAAGCATCAACAACTACATTCGCCTTACCAGGATGATAAAGAATCTGACAATCATAATCTTTCACCAGCTCTAACCAACGTTTTTGTCGTAAGTTTAGCTCTCGCTGGGTGAAAATATACTTGAGGCTCTTATGATCGGTATAAATCTCACAAGACTCCCCATACAAATAATGTCACCAAAGCTTTAATGCATAAACCACATCAACTAGTTCTAAATCATGAGTGGGATAATTAAGTTCATGCGGCTTAAGTTGGCAAGAACCATAAGCCACAACCCTACCGTGCTGCATCAGAACGCAACCCAATCCTTTATAGGACACATCACTGTATACTACAAAACCTCCAGAACCAGATGGAAGCGTAAGAACAGGTGCAGAAACGAGTCTCTTCCTTAGCTCTTCAAAACTAGCCTCACAATCATCATTCCAGACAAAAGGAGTATCTTTCCTTGTCAGTTTTGTCAGAGGAAGCGCTAACGATGAGAAACCTTCAATAAATCTGCGATAATATCCAGCCAAGCCCAAAAAACTCCAAATCTCAGTCACCGTGGTAGGTCGACTCCAACCGACAACTGCCTCCACCTTGGTAGGATCCACCTGAATACCATCCATTGAAATCACATGGCCAAGGAATCTAACAATTTCAAATCAAATCTCAAATTTGCTAAACGTAGCCTACAACTGATGATCTCCCATCGTCTGCAAAACAAGTCTTAGATGTTCCTCATGTTCAGTTGCACTCCGTGAATAAATCAGAATGTCATCGATGAACACTACCACAAATTGATCAATAAAAGGTCGGAACACCCTATTCATCAAGTCCATGAACGCATCAGGGGCATTAGTCAGAACAAACGGtaaaaccaaaaactcataatggCCATAGCGAGTCCGAAAAGATGTCTTTCCTATATCCTCATCTCGGATCCTCAACTGATGATAACCAGTCCTTAAATCTAACTTACTAAAATATAGAGCACCTTGAAGTTGATCAAACAAGTCATCAATCCTTAGTAAAGGGTGCTTATTTCGAACTGTCACCTTATTAAGCTCACGATAATCAATGCACAAACGCATAGATCCGTCATTTTTCTTCACAAAAAGAACATGAGCACCCCATAGTGAAACACTAGGGCGAATTAAACCTTTATCTAACAATTCCTGTAATTGTACCTTAAGCTCCCTAAGTTCCAAAGGTGTCATTCGATACAAAGCTTTAAAGATAGGCGTGGTCCCTGGCATAAGATCAATGGTAAACTCAATTTCCCTCACTGGGGGCAAGCCATGCAGCTCAACAGGAAACACATTAGGAAACTCCTTAACTACCGGGATGGCGTCAACCTCACTATTTCCTTGATCAACGGCCATGACATGAGCTAGGTAACCCTGACAACCATGTTTCATAAATCGCCTAGCCTTAGTGGCTGATATCATTACTGGTGGTGGAATAGGTTTACGATCCCTAACAAACTGAAACTGAGGTTTACCAAGTGGTCGAAAAGTTTCCACTTTCTCAAAGCAATCAAAATTCGCGCGATACAAGAATAAGTAATCCATGCCTATAATGACATCTAAATCTCGCATTAGAAGAATCATCAAATCCATTGTTATTTCACCCGGGCCCACATGAGCCTCACATGATCGAACTACTTGATTAACAACATAAGGTCCCGAAAAAGATGAGGAAATAAAGTACGTCACATCCATCATCTCTATAGGTTTATCCAAAGACTTCACAAAATTATTTGATATAAATGAGTTCTCGACCCCAGGGTCAAATAATGTTTTAGCAGGGATTGAatcaaaatgaatagtacctgTAATTGTGTTCGGTTCCGCCTCGGCCTCCAAAGTAGATAATGCACAGACTCTGCCAACTCGCTGAGTACCTGCCTGAGACGTCTCAGCTTCACTGCCTTGGGCCCTAACTCGCTAAGAATTTCCACCAGACTGCCTACCACTCTGTTGCCCAGTCATCTGCTGGCCTGAGCTTGAAGGTGCTCCAGTAGGCCTACTCTATGCTGAAGATGCCATTGAACCCCCAACACTAGCAGCAGGTCTGCCAGCACCACCAGCGGTAATCTGGGGACAATCACGAAAGAAGCGACCAATCTTGCCGTATCGGTAACAAGTCTTAGAACTGGCTCTACATGTGCCACTGTGTCGCGTCTGTAATGAGCACAAATTTATGAAAGTGTCTTATATGACTGGTCATAAGATCCCTTGGAAAGGCTCTCTGAACGGCCTTCAGAAGAAATCTGGTTTCCACGCCTGAACGCGCTCTAAGTACCTCATCGGAAACGACCCTGATGACTCGTCCAGTAGAATGTTGGGAGCCTCCTCTAGAAGTAACCTGAAAATCTCCACGTGAAGTATCTTGATACCCACTATGTGACGATCATTGAGAACCACCAAACGAAAACTCCTGGCACTTTCGAAACCTACTAGAAAACACATCAGATGACTGGCCCTTTGGCCGGCCCCTCTTTCTCTGTTCCCCACTCTCTCGTGCATCGCGCCCCTCATTAATCTCAGATGTGTGTGCACGATCAATCGCATGGGCATAAGAAAGCAATCCCTGGACCGATAACAGATTTCTGATACTAGGTTTGAACCCCCTAATAAGTTTCTTCGTGTTCTTATCTTCAGGAAGAGGCTGAGAGAAACGGTAAATTCGAGTAAAACGAGCCACTTAATCAGCAAATGTATCAGTTCCCTGCTCAATAGTGGCCAACTCAGCCTCCAACTTATCTCGAAATGACTCTGGGAAGTACTGCTCAAAGAATGCAGTCTGAAACCGTTCCCAAGTAAGAGGTCCCCTGGCTACTAATAATGGACGAGTGATCTGCCACCACTCGTAAGCCTCACTTGTCAACATAAACGCTGCAAGATCAACCTGCTCTTCGGATGAGCAACGCAATACAGTGAAAATTCTGGCGATCTGATTGATCTAGGACTCTGCCGCCCATGGATCAGTACTACCATCGAAAGAAGATGGCTTATGGGTACAGAACTCCCCGTACAAAGACTTCTCCCTACCCGGAGTCGCACGAACGTGTGCCTGCATCAACTGTGTTAAATCTTCGATGGCCCAAAAAGCTCCATCAGGTCCATCATAATCATGGCTAGCCTCCTTACTAGAACCAGGAGTGCCCTCGTCGGGAACATCATCCCCAAACTACTGAGTAGTACCGTGTGGGGTCGTCATAATGTCTGATACAAGAAGAATTCAACATAAGCAtataatcaaaatttgagagacGAATTCACGGACCTAGTCAAGGTTCATTACCTAACCTTCCCAAGGTTTCCTTACTCTAAGGTTAAGGTATGAAACCCTGaacctaagctctgataccacaaaAATTGTCACGTCTCGATCTCAACATACGTCAAGAATCGACACTTGACAAGGAAAATAATGTTCGTGAATACGGTATAAGTTACAGAATGAAATACTTAACTGGTAACCCAAAATAATGAGAAGGTGGCTAAGTTCtccacaaaatatttacaaatatatacatcccaaaaagaagcataatctttgctttactaagaacaagtatgaggTGCTCAAAAGAAAGTCCCAAAAGATAAAGTACAAGAGTGAAACAAGGGTAACCTAACGCTCAAAGTCTTTAATAACTGCACTGCTACCCCCACCTACAAACTTCTCGGAGTCTACTCAAACCTGTCACCTGTATGATCAGTGCCTATACCATCGGAAGGGTGCACCAGGCAACAACAACTTGGATAAGTTGCGAAGTTTATGAGAGTGACAATAATATCAAGTATGTGAGAATAATGCTAAtgccaaccatcaaacacagtTTACATATCTTGAATataaatcattcataagaaTTCAATACTAACTTTTGTAAACCCTGAAAAGTCACCTAGACATCCAACGGTTCGTCTGAAACCAATCATAACATCTCACAACCATCTTCTCATACAACACAATGAAAAGTAGAGTTAAAGCGATACAGTTTGGCCGAAGCCTACACCTTTGAAGCCATctcaattcaaattcaataaatcCCAAGGTGAGTAAGATTTCGGACcttcactcaacggaatcgcgaaataggagggattccggaccatctctcaacggaatccaagtggatacgattccggaccctcactcaacggaatcgctaAGTACAATACATAACAATAACTACATGAAACCCAAGTTAGATACGATTCCGGAacatcactcaatggaatcgtAGAATAAAAGAAATTccggaccatctctcaacggaatccgagtggatacgattccggatcaccactcaacggaatcgcagaaGACCAACAACTAGAATGTACAACGGCTCAAAGAAATGAGACAAACATAGGctacttaatttacaaaaactcAACAAAGGGAAATTAGGCACAATTACTAAATTTAGAACCAATCATTGAAGTGGAAGGTAAAACAATATcgaagcaacaaatccccatcatAATGGTTAACGGTTATTACTAGTCCTCACATTAATCTCAACATGGCAATCATACAAATTAAACCACATTTCCAATATACCTAGAGTCCGTGCTAATGTATCCCCTAGCATGATAGTCAAGGCATCACGTTCTATCACCGCCTGTGGCCGAGTCCAATTTGGCTAAGAAGGCCCTCAAATTGGCTCGCACCCAATGAAACCCTAAGGTtggtgttcttcaattcggcTTCCTTGGTGTTCCAACACCCCAACCACCAGTTGGGTCTTGTTCTTGGGtccaagggaagttgattaagggtgatggTGAATACTCTTCAGAATGACAATTCGTCGTCGAGAACCCCTGGGTTCACCTATGGAGTTCTACATGAAATAGACCTTAAAAACCCTTGATTTTTCCGTGAAATGGAAGGAGGAAGGTAGTTGAGCAAGTTGCAAGTGAAGGAGATAAGAAAATCAGCTGGAAAATGGAGGAATTGGCCGATTGAAATTGGTTGGTGGAGCTCAAGCCTCACGGTTTTAAGAAATAGGGGGGGCGGGAGGGGGAAGAAATGTGgcccttcctttttttttccaaatgggTCATTTCATACCCTTTAAAAGAAAATCTGACAGGTTcctcttttctattttttttctactAACTTAACTTAACCTTAAGCTCATGGTTCCCACAATCTatagttcacaacttcaaacgtatgtaattataccgttataatttggactcgcaaacggctttcgtcTATGCGTTGATGGGTTCATGATCtatttaaaaacactagttgtaacttcgaaatatcaacgaaaaataaagattgattatgaaacttccaactcaataactaatcaattactaaacttataattagtggaattaaaattaactaataaagataACGTAATCGGGAAATACGAATTTAAATTatcaaatacataataaatGGTGAAATTATGGGAATGAGATTTCACAACATAggttatttttatatatattttttaaattaaagacaTGCTTTGATGATATGTtcataaaagataaaaaaaaaacaacagaaCAAATTTTGTGCAAAATTTATTTACTGCCcatgaattttcttttcttatgtgTTCTTTCAATTATGCATGAAATGGTATAATAGTATTTTCGTTGGTTTTTTCTGTTGACAAATAGTATTCTATTATAATCAACAAAAACCTCGAATCAACCACCCTTATTATCCCAACTATAACCCTAATTATCTCATCAAACCTATCCTTACCATCCCTAGTTTCATCAGCAACACATCTAATTACCAAACCTTACCCAACTATTTAGCCCCACAATTAGCACCCACGATTATCCAGAACGCAATCCAATGAACAACCCTAATTATCTCGATCCATGTGCAACCTAGGATCTAGGCGGGCGAGCCTAGATAGGTCTAAGCGttcattcttaatttttaaattgctAGAGATTAATTAAGACTGTGGCCCATACGGCGTTAGGCGAAAATTTTAGAACAGTAATTCGTATATGTCTAATTGTCTTCCAAAAGGTTTTAGCATTATGTACCAATTAATTAGGATTGGATTTGGTTTCATTTGGttcaattttttgtcaaaattgaaATCCGAACCGAAATTACTATTTGGTTTGATTTAGTTTGATTTTTgcaatttggtttttaattcggttcggttttcttAGTTTCAATATAGTTTTCTATCGATTCGATTTTTCGATCCCACCCCTACAATTAATAACCAACCCTTAACTCTCGACttaattatatttcacccaaaaaaaacttataaTTTTCATGGTCCAATTCTGTAATATTGATTaggagaaagaaattttggtaaTGTGTTTTGTTCATATTTTAGTTTTGATCTTTGTGCTTCTAAAGAAGAATGTTATTTTCTCTCTTTGTGAGAGACCTTACCTTTGCCTGAGGGTGCTTCTCACAATTTTGTGTGAGTGATTCCCGATCGTGCTTCCGTTTGGTGCCACCGATCCTAGTTGCGGCTCGGATCGGTGGGTggtcttttgtttttgtcttttccttcttctcctctTATATCTGCTGATGGTTCTTCCAATTTTCCTTTTTGGCCTTTCCAACTCCTCAACCCTTGTAGGTATACCTTTTCATGGCCCGCCTTTACTTTGTTTTTTAGCCAAGGTTTTTGTTGAGTTCGTGTGTAGAGTTCCGGCGTTTTCTCTTGCTCGGGAGTTTCCTACATCACTACGTTCTCCTTGTTGTCTGCTGATTTCGACGGTGTCGCTCGGGAATTTCCCGAAGCTTCATTCTGATGGTTGGTTTCTCTCTTGCCAATTATTTCTTATTGATGGTTGTGTGCAGGTGGCGTTTGTGAATGTGATGATCGGCGGTGGACGGAGGATAGGATGGCTGGCTGATTCTCGGATCAGCGGTGGAGAGCGTAATGGATGGTTCTCGGACATTCTGTCGTGTTTGGGCTTCATTGTTGTTGGGCTCATTttatgtgttttatttgtttttaggcCTGTTCTTTGTTTGTTTCTAGGAATAAATTGagcatttgttttgtttatacgtgtatttgttttaataaaagttTCTCGTTggcgataaaaaaaaattgacaaattaaTCCATCTCCTCAAGTTGTAGCTGAGTCCTCTCGACTCGACTAGTGTCGAAACCCATTCAAGAATTCTCGAGCTACGCCTGAACCTTCTCTACTTAAGCTCGAATGAAAATTCTTTTGAAGTTGCAAAAACAAgggaatcaaaattttcaaactatctacattttttgttttgaacaaaagatattatttacactaagacgGTGAGGGAGTGGATTAAGACTCACAAtagactagtaataatgtggttcaaaactatctttggtgagaatcgaaacTAAGACCTTTTACTTACAAGTATACTACTAGATCGTAGTACCAAGTAGCCAACTGCCtacatttttttgttataattttcCAAAATCCTTAAGAAGAATTTGCTTTAAGAATTTTCAAAATCCTTAAAATTAGTAGTATTTCTTTTCACTGCtaagtaagaggttttagattcgattcttaccaaaaacaaatttgaaccacattactaTTAACTCATTGTAAGACTTAGCTCACTTCCCCGCTGGTAGATAATttcatttgtcaaaaaaaaaaaaaaagttgtgataGGATAAGTGAAATTATTTtagcaaaatttggttttttcagaaataaaaaatgccacaagaaattaacaaaaagtcaaaattagggttttcaataacaacatcaacaaacaaccacaataagaaataaaaataaaaataaaatcaacaaaaacacaaaagcgAAAAACAGAAACCACCGAATCGAATCCAATCTCagtagaagaagaggaagaagagagtgaGGAGGAGCTGAGAAGCAGCAGAGAAGCATGAGCAACTCCGGGAAGCTCAACTCCTCAAGCTCCGAATTGGACCTCGATCGTCCCAACCTCGAAGATTACCTCCCTTCCGGCACCTCCATCCAGCAGGAACCTCACGGCAAGCTTCGCCTGTATGTTTTAatcccctccctctctctctcctattaTTGTTCTTATTCTCTTTTTGGTTCCCGAGAAACTGGGAAATTTCAGAGAATTTTCTCATCTTATTTGTTTCTCAGGCGTGATTTGCTCGACATATCTCCCACCCTAACCGAGGCTGCTGGTGCCATTATCGATGTAAGTCCTCGCTCTCAAAAATCTTTTGCTTCTCTCATTTGATAGGAGATTAAATCGTCCGATTAGGTTTTGGGAGAAAGTAAAGTATTCAACTTTCTAACTGGAAGCTAGCTAATGTTTACAATTTTATGGAATTTAACTCAATCATTGTGTAAATTGTGGATTTTTTTTAACTGTAAGCTAGATGGTTGAGTAATTAATTGGCTCTTGATTGCTTTATTTTCACCGATTTCAGTTGAGTTGAAAGTTGAGAGATTTTATCGGATTTTGCGCACTCATTGTATAAATTTTTGTGATGATCATGATTGAATGAACAGGACTCGTTTACAAGGTGCTTTAAGTCCAATCCTCCAGAGCCGTGGAACTGGAATGTGTATCTGTTCCCTTTGTGGTGTTTCGGAGTGGTGGTTCGATACTTCATTCTGTTTCCTGCGAGGTTAGAATTTTCTATCTTTGGtcgaaaaattgaaatgtttcATGCATTCATGCCATAACGCAATAGCTTTACATGTTCTGGTTTGAGGATACTGGAATTGCAAGAGATAGTTTGACTGGATGATTGTGCTTTCCATGGACCATGGTTACGGGTTCTTATATTATTTGTTGTTTAGTCTCTTAAACAGCTCAATTAATTCTGCAGGGTTCTTGTTTTGACGATTGGATGGATAATTTTCCTATCATCCTTCATTCCAGTGCACTTCCTGCTGAAAGGCCATGATAAATTGAGAAAAAATTTAGAGGTGCACTTTCTTATCTTTTACTTCATTTCCTTTGGCTGATTTCtattcaaaatattttatttcagtttttattaaTCAGTGTTGTATGTTTTCTATCTTCTGATAACAAGATTGGATCCCTTTACCTGCTTTATAGGCATCAGGTCAAATGACGTTTTAATGCCTAATTTACCGAAGACTGCTCTAATTGTATAGTTGTGCTTATGTATATAGAATCTGTTTAAGCATgcctaaaaataattgaaatataTTATTTGCAAATAACTGCATTCTTCTTTCACACTTGTTAGAACAATGATGTATGGCATGCTACATGAAAAATTATCTGTATTGACTGGACAATTTATGAGTAATCCATCCAATTACGAAAATGGAAGCAATGGcctgtatttcttctttctATTATTACTTATGAATGATGGCATGAGAGTCCAGCTGCCAACAAACCTTTGACTGGTAACTCAATCATCTTAAATCTACCCCCAACTAACTCTCCTTAGAAAATAAACCACAAAATACCAAATATGAGATTGTCCACTGTCACAATTAATGCATGCTTTATCTATCAGATAACTGACCACAAAGAATTTGGagtaaaaaggaaaaatagaaGATGGTCATTTGTCCTCTCCATTAGGTATTGTCCCATATGATTTGTCCGGTAAGTGTTAGATATGCATAAATTCTTGGGGGTGGATAAGTCTAGTATAGTGTAATAGTTAATAAATTACACTTGTGTTGCAATGCTCCTTCATTTCACAGTTTTGCATTCTGTAATGGCCTTCATGTAGTTATTAAGCTGTGATGTCTGTTTTCCTTTCAGAGGCTCTTGGTAGAGTTAATTTGTAGCTTCTTTGTTGCATCTTGGACTGGGgttgtgaagtaccatgggcCACGGCCCAGCATGCGGCCGAAGCAAGTACATTTTTTAACCTAATCTTTCCTTTTTTAGAATTTTGTCCATTATTTTTGCATCGTTTTGGGAGCTGTTATTGGCTCTCCAAAATGTCATCATGTACCCCTCCACTTTTATTTTCTCGCTTATGTTTTTATAAATAAGGAGTGCAAGATGACCGTTTTTTAGTACCAATAAACGCTcccatttttttacaaaatcaatttcatttgtttcttaaATGTCTGTGTTGAGATTTTCTTTCATGGTTTGAGCAGGTCTTTGTGGCCAATCATACTTCCATGATTGATTTCATCATCTTAGAACAAATGACTGCATTTGCTGTAATTATGCAAAAGCATCCTGGATGGGTTGGTAAGTGTAAATGATGCTTTACATTATTAATTATCAGAGTTGTGTAAGTTTCCATGGATATTCAGAATTGAATTATTGAAACATTTATTGGAAGTGTGGTTTCCAAAAGTCAAACATTTTAAGC carries:
- the LOC103422169 gene encoding glycerol-3-phosphate acyltransferase 9-like, with the protein product MSNSGKLNSSSSELDLDRPNLEDYLPSGTSIQQEPHGKLRLRDLLDISPTLTEAAGAIIDDSFTRCFKSNPPEPWNWNVYLFPLWCFGVVVRYFILFPARVLVLTIGWIIFLSSFIPVHFLLKGHDKLRKNLERLLVELICSFFVASWTGVVKYHGPRPSMRPKQVFVANHTSMIDFIILEQMTAFAVIMQKHPGWVGLLQSTILESVGCIWFNRSEAKDREIVAKKLREHVIGADNNPLLIFPEGTCVNNHYTVMFKKGAFELGCSVCPVAIKYNKIFVDAFWNSKKQSFTMHLLQLMTSWAVVCDVWYLEPQNIRPGETPIEFAERVREIISVRAGLKMVPWDGYLKYSRPSPKHRERKQQCFAESMLRLLEEK